A region of the Excalfactoria chinensis isolate bCotChi1 unplaced genomic scaffold, bCotChi1.hap2 Scaffold_85, whole genome shotgun sequence genome:
agtggatgGAGGTCTGTATGATGCTAAATAAAAGACATGAGaacagaagatcccaggctctgcatgggctgcagggacactgtgagattcatgtcccatgtgtgccctgtttctcatcacaggatgtgggatgtgagaagggcccagtctgaacaagcagtcaatcctAATGAAACTCTAAACTTCACATCTCTCAGTTCTGGTGACATCCTATGCACACTCTCCCATAATTTGATGTCTTTTATGCTCTTcagtgcccagaagtgcactcagtgctccaggtgaggctgcagcagtgcattgTAGAaagggacaatcctttccctcactgacCTGGTaataccttgcttgatgcactccaatggactgctgagcttcctgggtgcctgggcacactgctgactcatgttcaatttgatgttgaccaggacccccaatccttttcagtcagtcCACTctctagtgtcccatatccagtcagtgtgtatgtccaggattgcccctacccaggtgcacaatctGGCACTTGTTCTAgttatactttatgcacttggtgcttaggaccaactggtaaccacttctctgacttgtccacatctctctgcaagtcctctccaccctcactggaggcaacagcacctcctcatctggtctcatcagcaaacttgctcataatatcttctagtcctgcatgcaagtcatccacaaaaacatgaaagagaagtgtcCCTTAAATtgagccctggggaaccctgatagtgaccatctaccagcctgaTGGAACCCAGTGACTATagtcctttgggcctgacctatTGACTAACTGTTCACCCACCATGTTATATTTCTGCCTAGCGGAATGAAGGACATTCTGCTCAGAAGGGTGttgtgagaaatagtatcaaaagcactactgaaatcctcaaggataacaccaactggcttcccttgatcAACCAATTTGCTAACCTTGTCATAACAAGTCCGatagttaaacaggaccttcccctcaggaagttgtgttggctgtgaccaatgacagaattgtccttcagctgtttttccataacatccaccatcattgtctccataattttaccagggACTGGATTGATTTGTAATTGCCCCTTcacctttcttgctcttccttacaatgagacaacatttgccagctacCTGTCAACTGGCATGACCCTAGATTTATTTTgatgcaattgaaatgagagccctgAGCATactaaggtgtcatcagtgaaaGAACGTAGAcgtgccatagctttgcaatgccttgaactccagagtatgccacagacggagcagagaggaagatctgcctcttctgttgtgacctcaTCCATTTGGTGAGTAGAATAACACTGCATGCTACATGGGGAGtctgtctctgctttgctcacagAGGAACGGTGCGGGGGgctgctctcatgtcagtgcagataaactcacttcctctttatcccttttccctctgtaaactattccactatttgtaccctcatttacacttccacatactctcaagtacacttccatgtGCCATcaactattacactttcttataccatcaaaacagcttgtgaaacaatactgttttttagatcCCATATACACCCTTAATACCATATAACTTTCCCTCAACAATCCCCTAATCCACCTGAACCTTAACTTTCCCTTAACCACCTCCCTCACACACTTCCTCGCAATTAGtacatagtattacataaatgggttgacattcattgacactcaTTTTTCGGGTTGAATGTACACCTCTCCTCAGGACCCTCTTCCTAATCTATAGAGTACAAACTCCTGTCTTCTTACATACAAGCAGAACATACATATGAGTGGACAGACAACACAGAGTCTTTCACTTCATTTGTCTCTGCCCATTTCctttgcaggaggaaggaaacacGGATTGGGACTCGGCACTCGCCCCACAGCTCACCTCCCTAGGGGCAGCATGGATGGCTATACCCTGAGTAGGATGTCTCCTCAAGACTTATGGGCTCCCCTTACCATACACATATACTTGGTCTGCCTATGGATGGTCCTTGTCTGTCCCTGCAGTGATCAGGAGAGGAAGGGAGTCCATCAGAGAAATCTCAGGGTGCGCCAAAAGTGTCCCCCCTCTCAGCTGGCCCTGCCGCCGAATAGAGCTGGTCCCATCTGGGCCACCAAATTGACCTgaggaatcaaactctataacccAGTGTTAAGTTATAAAGCGGGATTGCATTTATTGGATGCTGGGTGCAAAGGGGGATCACTCCATCTGTCTTGCAAACTAGCAAGCAGAAGCATTACATATTTCAAAGCCAAGCTCATACATATTCAGCAAATTTCCTGGGACACATCTACATATTCacatgcagcagctccaagacTTTGCTACACATCCTGCGGTTGCTCCATGCTCTGGGAAAGATCCCGCTGTCACTCCACCCCTCATAATGAGCTCTTCAGTCACTCCTGCTGCaggtcctgtagctgttccaagtaTTGCGATaagataataaaagaaattcctCCCAAGGGAGGtgcactgtgccaggaggtacagccctgtggtcactccaacccctccaatgagcccagtggctgctccaaatTCATTGACAGatcctgtggtgattccagctctagcaatgagctctgcagttactccagctcctgcaacagcctgacagccacttcagctcctacagtgaaccctgtggctgttaaaacccctgcaacaACTCCTGGACTTGTGAACAGATATGCATATGTGTCAGTAtctatgcaaatattttgcagctgcatatgttatatatatgtgaaaatataccgTATGTTAgcatgtgtttatatatatagatacagaTCTATGTCATAATCATaatcccttcccttttctctgtcACAGTAAATAGATTTAACTCAACAAATTctaaacacagcactgccctcagtCTCTTACAGATCTCCTAGGGACTCTTGAAACTATTCCTgccactcagtgaagagcaccagaagatctcgaggtctactcagggagcagctcctgaggtatattccttacaccaactttggaagaggcctccagttctctggtcctgctctgaagtggctctcttgttatggcagtgccagcaaggagaccagctctgacacagccgttcatattgctGGCTACTGAccgcagcacagcagtgctgctgtagagacaacaggactgttgtCAGACACACGAAATCTTCAGGCTTGCACAAATGAGAGAATGTGAGAGCACTGCGGCAGTGTAAAGagaacaggaatgaaaagagcacgttgtgctgctgtctgtggctaCCTTCTCCATAGACAgacaaggtaggaagagagaagagctaaggaaaatCTATTTTGAGTGCATTTAAAAATCCCTTAACCAGTTCAGGGAATCTGGTTCCATGTTTACATCTGCTCTTGGactgagaaatggaaatgaggtaggaaagaagtgaaataaatttttatttataagttcgttcacttttttttttttttttttttttttttttttttttcaggctgctATATCACACAAtatcaaacaatcaaagatgcataaaacataaagaaccatcactgggaatcctGAGACgaagatgtgcactttatgGAAGCTGAAATAGTGCGtattgcaacaccttcctgagtgcgtgcttgatctccctgttcctcatgctgtagataatagggttcagtgctggaggaaccactgagtacagaagtgccaccatcaggtccatggatggggaggagatggatgggggcttcaggtaggcaaaaaaggcagtgctgagaaacagggagaccacggccaggtgagggaggcacgtggagaaggctttgtgccgtccctgcacagagggcatcctcagcacggccatgaagatctgcccATAGGacacaacaatgaaaaaaaagcacccaaaACCTAAACTGGCACcaaaaaagagaagcacaacttccctgaggtaggagcctgagcaggagagcttgaggatctgggggacttcacagaaaaactggttgacaacattgccttggcagagaggcagtgaaaacgtactggcagtgtgcagcagggaattgagaagcccagcgccccaggcagctgctgccatggtggcacaagctctgctgtccatcaaggtcccatagtgcaggggcttgcagatggcaacgtagcggtcataggacatgatggtgagaaatgaaaactctgctgagacaaagtagaaatagaaaaagatctgtgcagcacatcctgcgtaggagatggccctggtgtcccagagggcgttggccatggctttggggagagtggtggagatgcagcccaggtcgaggagggccaggttgagcaggaagaagtacatgggggtgtgcaggcgctggtcacaggctacggctgtgctgatgaggccgttgcccaggagggcagccaggtagatgcccagcaagagccagaagtgcaggagctgcagctgccgcgtgtctgccaacggcagcaggaggaactcgctgatggagctgctgttgggcatctgctgttcctgggcttggagttcTGTTCAGAGTAAAGAAAATAGTGACAAATGCAGACCATTCGCTGAGACACTCCTACAGCTATACtataaaagttctcctttctgctcactgctgttctATAAAAAAttgcctttccctttggaaaatgttcatttaactccagaacttgaATTAATTTTCATGCGAAACCATGACAATGACATTCACAGTCACTTAATGAGTAGAAGATTAGGGAcctcttactttcttctcatttccaaaTATTAGCTCAGACTTCTGgatattttcctgtttacttCAACTGCTCTTCGAGACTCCAGCACCAGTCTCTGTGAACTTCAGCTTCTCGTAGGGAAATCAGACTATTTGCAGTACGTGAGAaatattaatgtctgcagaaaaacacaagaacTGAAACTGATTGTAtccttttaggaaggagaggctgaatCTACTTTCTTTGtcactgttcacaaaacaaacGATGGATTGAAGAAATACTGGGGAGTCTCAGAGTTGTGTTTAAatttgacagccccttttagatttctccCTGGtatcctctttccttctctgagaacaggaaaaagaaaatccctgccttggctctcctcttgcaaagaacactcagaaacattcagttgtgcagttcagctgtgatccccctgccccaggcagcagctgtggcagcacaagcccctctaccggggggctccttccccccacacgtctccccgcagcaccctggacagctccccgggcaggctgagtgctgagcctggcaggtggcagagtcccatagccggcacacagcccctggggcacagcagggaccctgctctgcaggacagcccaggGCACCCGCCTccagccccacatgcacagcctgcagccgtgctgggacacgcagccctcagggctgtgctttcgtactgcagaatggaaaccctcagctaaagcagaagtctttttccacaataaagaaacatgcagtgcctacagccagatctgctatgggatgtcccgcatttagttaaccctctatggaaagcagctcagagtctgcagtgagacttaccatgtcgtgatctgtgagcaatgctcctgcaccGAGCTCACAGCCTGCGCACTGCAtacacatcctgcaagctctctcccctttctctcctctccttctgacacctgcaggctgtgctgtgcacgtgatctgctcctgggcacagctgtctctgcagcaccatcctcttttatgagctccctgtgtcccaggagcccagcccagctcagcacaccagagtatttgagtttctcttcctcagtgCTTCCTCTGGAGATTTCCCTGGGACTCCAGAGCTGAATGTTCCTGATAGACAGCAGGGTCATCTCTGAAAAAGGCTCTTGGATGTCGGATAAACTTGACTGACTGATTCCAGAAGCATGGTTTGGAGTTGAGGAAACAACCTCTCTAACCTGGAGTTAGGTTTTAAAGCAGGAATGCATGTATTCGGCGCTGGGTGCAAAGGGGATCAGTTCTTCCTTGcacaccagcaagcagaagtgttacttATTTTACTGTCACGCTGATCCATATTCAGCAGATCTCCTGGAACTCATctacatattcattattttccaggaacTCATTTACATTCTGTCCCTCCCTCTGGCACATGCGCTGTTTGTAGCTGGGTTCTTCCTGCAGTGGTCGTGGGGATGAAATCAGGCATCTTCCTTGCAAACACTCAATGTCTTCCTCATTCGGTCCCTTTTACCCCATCATGTTTGATAGAAGTAGTCTGGTTCTGTCTGGCTTCTTCCATTTAGAGTACAGGGTGCTATTCCTTTAATGTAACTGCTCATCCTACGTGTTTATGGGCCCATATACCTGTCTTCTACCTTTGAGACTAACTCTTTTACTGTATCAGGTTGTCCTAACAGATTGTGTTTGCCTAGCAGGAGTGTAAATGCCTCACCTggaaagctctgctcctggcccataataaaaaagacacacagacaaggacagggactcTCTGACTCCCCCTTTGCAGGGCTGTCATTCAGATGAGGCAATCAGTGCAGGTGTCTCATGTCCAGATGTAAAACCCTGGGGTTGAAAGGAGATTCACTTCCCCACAGACCCATGGGAGATGGTACTCCTCTTGACTCGAAGCAGATGTGCACAAGGAGTTGACAGTATGCATGAGCCCCTGGTCTGAATCCTTGGCCTTTCTTAAGATGGAATGACTTGCTCAAAAACAGTCATTCAATGAGCACAAGGTGCCTGTGGTGCTCATAGAtgtgcacagcagtgcctgcaagcTGTAGTAGACAACATCTGGGAAagccacctccttcctgagcatcagctagGGGCCAGACGGGGCATGGGAGTATTCTTGGCCATCCTAAATGACATCAGATGTTCGAGTAATGGGCACCTGAAAGTGCAGCGTTATTCAGCTgaccaaatggatgagctcagcagaagcagagactgATCTTTCTCTATTCTCCATCTATGGCAAATTCCAGAGCTTAAGGCATTCCACCACTGTGACACACCTACATTTTCTCACAGTTGacatgtttgtttattcagGGCTCTCATTGGAATGGCAGTTCCCTGGGGTCTCCAGCACACCCCCAGCCAGCTGGCAAATGCAGCTGAGgaccttcaggaaagccatgtCCTGGTAGTGACAATGCTTGCTGGACAAATTTGCGCcacctttcaaagagtttactcccctcctgggtgtaggttcccttcaggtactgaaaactgcaatgaggtcaccccacagccttctcttctccaggctgagcaagcctaactccttcagcctgtcctcataggggaagtgctccagccccctgatcatcttcatgaccctcctctggaccctttccaacagcccCATgcctttcttgtactgagggacccacacctggacacagtactccagatggggcctcacaagagcatagtagagagggacaattacctccctatccctgctgaccacccttctcctgatggagcccaggatcccatttgccttccgagccgccagagcgcactgctggctcatgttgagtctctcatccatcaggacccccaggtcctgctCTGCCGAGTtgctctcaaggatcactgctcccagcctgtacaggtgcctggggttcttccggcccaagtgcaaaaccttgcactttgttgtgttgaacctcattaggttcacccgagcccagctttccagtctgttgaggtctctctggatggcatcccttccttccatcctaACAACTGtgccactcagcttggtgtcatcagcaaacttgctgagggtgcactcaattccctcatcgatgtcattaacaaagatgttaaagagcaccggtcccaagacagacccttgggggacaccactcgcTACCAgactccacctggacatagagccattgaccaccaccctctgtctgcagccttcaggtccaggtaaatgagatcggtcgccttcccttcatGCACCAtagctgtcactccatcacagaaggccacaggatttagttaagcatgaccttcccctggtgaagctgtgctggctgtctgggatcacattctcattctttatgtgattgagcatgttgtccaggaggatctgttccatgatcttcccaggcacggaggtgagactcaccggcctgtagttacccgggtcctccgtgctccccttcttgtatatgggagtgacgtgacccttcctccagtcatccgggacctcacctgacagccacgacttctcaaatatgatggagagcggctcagcaaccacctcagccagctccttcaggaccctgggatgcacgccatctggccccatagacttgtacacattcagtctaaggaggcactctcggacttgctctgcccttacagtggggagggatttacctccttggtccccacatagaggtatggggatgcagggcttagggacatgaaaaagactagaatcctggccaccagtgaagaccgaggtgaagaactcattcagcacctcagctttctcttcatctgttgaagccagttctccttttaaatttaccaaagttgGTACGCCTGTTTTGTCCCGTCttttctggccaatgtacctgtagaaggctttcttattgtttttcacatcccttgccaagttcagttctgcctgcgccttggcttCCCTGATCCAACGTCTGCAAGTCCAGgcggcatccctgtattcttctgaggtgacacagccttgttttcagagcttgtacacccctttcttcgccctcagttctctcagcaggtccttgctgagccatgccggtttcctacctttcttattcagtggagCCCACATTCTTATTCAGTGGAATGGAGACCTCTTGTGCttccaggagggcatccttgaagagcagccagctctcctcaacaaccttgtctttgagggcagcacgccaggggatcttggctAGGAGTCCATTGAGTAGtttgaagtctgctcttctaaagtcCACTGTCCTGATCCTGCTCATTTCCAGGCCCACATCGCTTGAGATCACAAGTTGTCAAGTCCTTCAATGTAATTCCATCAATCTCTTCCTATCtctgtctaactcatttcttgtacagttATTCCCTGTGAATGTCAAACCTCAATAGAAGCAGCTTGGACATGACATGCAGtagatcactgtgttttaccgTTCATTCAATTGAATCACCTTTCCTACTGGTTGttggcaaaaaagaaaaaaaaaaaaaaaaaaaattctttccttgCCCGTTTGCAGCTGATTCTCTGTGAAAAGCCAGTTGGAGTTGCTGCAAAGGAGacttaacactgagcgggtggctgcagaggagaagagtgatgtgaggaaaagtgatgcaagtcccatggggccaatgtgagtagaaatggggTGGGGTGGTTGAGAAGAACATTTGTCGACACAGAATAGAACGCACTGGGGACATCctggattgatacc
Encoded here:
- the LOC140265384 gene encoding olfactory receptor 14J1-like, whose protein sequence is MSTAVACDQRLHTPMYFFLLNLALLDLGCISTTLPKAMANALWDTRAISYAGCAAQIFFYFYFVSAEFSFLTIMSYDRYVAICKPLHYGTLMDSRACATMAAAAWGAGLLNSLLHTASTFSLPLCQGNVVNQFFCEVPQILKLSCSGSYLREVVLLFFGASLGFGCFFFIVVSYGQIFMAVLRMPSVQGRHKAFSTCLPHLAVVSLFLSTAFFAYLKPPSISSPSMDLMVALLYSVVPPALNPIIYSMRNREIKHALRKVLQYALFQLP